ATTCTACTCAAAAGAATAGAGTATGCCGTTTCATCTACTGTTCGACTAAACTAGAGGTCACAGGAATTGAAATTTCTGTTACGTCTTTTAATTCGATGATGGAAATATCTTCTTGACGGTATTTTTCTTTAGGAATACGTTTTAAGAAGTAAGCTAAAATTTCATTGATCTCAGTTTTGCGTACTGCCCGTTTTTTATTGACGATCAATATTTCTGCATGCTTTGTGGCTTCAGAATAAACGACAGTGGTATTACCAGCCGAATATACTTTAACAAAGTAGGCATCAGTATTTTCCAATTGTTTATTGACTAATTGCTTGTAGCTGTTGGTTACATTGACTAGCTTCATTTTTTTCACCCCGACTTATTTCTATATTTTAGATTGATACTTAAAATGTGCTAATTTCGCTTAAAATAGACATTTTTGACGTTTGTTGTAGATTTATTCACTATTATTATAAATTTTTTTAGCCTAAATAAAAAGAATTTTGACTCAAAAAAATGAAAAAAGACATTGAATAAACAAAAAAGGAAATCGCTTTCATTTTATTTGAGTCGTAAAAGACTAAAAATAGTTTGAAGTGAGGGGAATGCTACACCAAGAGAAGGAACCAACTAAAAATGACTATTTAGAGCGGGATTCTTTGACATATGGAGATAAATAACGTTTGGCTGAACGATCGATCTAGCCTAGGATAAATCGTCAATTAGATGAAAGAGGCTGGACATGCTGTGATGTGTCTAAACGTTTGTAGATGAAAAGCCAGAAGGTACAACGTTCAAGAAAATTTTGGATTGAATTTGGCACAAGACCTTATTGATGCGCTGAAAAAAGCAATTGCGAAATTAGAGCAGGCACATGTGATTTTCTATGATGAAAGTAAAAAGATCTGTGATTTTACCCATTAAAACAAAAAA
This sequence is a window from Enterococcus wangshanyuanii. Protein-coding genes within it:
- a CDS encoding DUF1827 family protein; its protein translation is MKLVNVTNSYKQLVNKQLENTDAYFVKVYSAGNTTVVYSEATKHAEILIVNKKRAVRKTEINEILAYFLKRIPKEKYRQEDISIIELKDVTEISIPVTSSLVEQ